One window of the Diospyros lotus cultivar Yz01 chromosome 12, ASM1463336v1, whole genome shotgun sequence genome contains the following:
- the LOC127787580 gene encoding uncharacterized mitochondrial protein AtMg00860-like — protein MPFGLTNALGVFMDLMNRVFYEYMDKFVIVFIDDILVYSRSEEEHEKHLRVVLGILKENKLFAKFKKCEFWLERVVFLGQVVTAQGIEVDPSKVEAVLNWLRPTNVNEVRSFLGLVGYYRRFIEGFSKLAGPLMQLTHKGTKFEWTEKCETSFEELKKRLVNVPVKAEHQ, from the exons atgccctttggcttgACTAATGCACTTGGAGTTTTTATGGACCTAATGAATCGAGTTTTCTACGAGTACATGGATAAATTTGTCattgtctttattgatgatatattggtgtattctcgaAGTGAAGAAGAGCATGAAAAACATTTGAGGGTTGTTTTAGGGATCTTGAAGGAAAATAAGCTATTTGCAAAGTTCAAGAAGTGCGAGTTTTGGTTGGAGCGGGTGGTATTCCTTGGGCAGGTTGTCACAGCTCAAGGAATAGAAGTGGACCCCAGCAAGGTAGAAGCGGTATTGAATTGGTTAAGACCAACCAATGTAAATGAGGTTCGCAGCTTTTTGGGTTTAGTTGGATACTATAGGAGGTTCATCGAAGGGTTCTCCAAATTGGCAGGGCCTTTGATGCAACTAACTCACAAAGGTACTAAGTTTGAATGGACAGAGAAATGTGAAACtagttttgaagaattaaagaagaggcTGGTCAACGTGCCA GTGAAAGCTGAGCACCAATGA